One Triplophysa dalaica isolate WHDGS20190420 chromosome 1, ASM1584641v1, whole genome shotgun sequence DNA segment encodes these proteins:
- the penkb gene encoding proenkephalin b: MKPPTIPVSSRWTLLLVIACLTLTARADCGTDCAFCAARLPLPHTDINSIECVLACEERLNAASSWSLCKRFMQNTDSTPDGETQELDDQQHQVDKKYGGFMKRYGGFMKRYGGFMKKTAELYELEPKDDQNRGVLINHDVEMLTNQGEADGEREAALGDDSKEGAEGVRGMAKRYGGFMKKGGFYDTGSEEKPLEKRYGGFMRRVGRPEWWQETKRYGGFLKRSPVEDGDEDSLEIEKRYGGFMGY; this comes from the exons ATGAAG CCCCCGACGATTCCCGTGAGCTCGCGCTGGACGCTGCTGCTGGTGATCGCGTGCCTGACGCTGACGGCGCGCGCGGACTGTGGCACCGACTGCGCGTTCTGCGCGGCGCGACTGCCGCTtccacacacagacataaacTCAATT GAGTGCGTGTTGGCGTGTGAGGAGCGTCTGAACGCGGCCAGCTCCTGGAGTTTGTGCAAACGCTTCATGCAGAATACTGACAGCACACCCGATGGAGAAACACAGGAGCTGGACGACCAACAGCATCAGGTCGACAAGAAGTACGGGGGCTTCATGAAGCGCTACGGCGGATTTATGAAGCGTTACGGAGGCTTCATGAAGAAGACTGCTGAGCTCTATGAACTGGAGCCAAAAGATGACCAGAACAGAGGGGTCCTGATCAATCACGATGTTGAAATGCTGACCAATCAGGGCGAGGCTGATGGTGAGAGGGAGGCGGCTTTGGGAGACGATTCAAAGGAAGGAGCCGAGGGCGTCAGGGGTATGGCCAAACGTTACGGGGGTTTTATGAAAAAAGGAGGGTTTTATGACACGGGGAGTGAGGAGAAGCCTCTTGAGAAACGTTACGGTGGGTTCATGAGGCGGGTGGGCCGACCCGAGTGGTGGCAGGAGACCAAACGCTATGGAGGCTTCTTAAAACGCTCCCCAGTGGAGGATGGCGATGAAGATTCATTAGAAATTGAGAAGAGGTATGGAGGATTCATGGGATATTAA